One window from the genome of Salvia miltiorrhiza cultivar Shanhuang (shh) chromosome 7, IMPLAD_Smil_shh, whole genome shotgun sequence encodes:
- the LOC130994115 gene encoding uncharacterized protein LOC130994115, with translation MENHVEYAMHRSNTTRLWFVCKHGNGCPFMLRAVQSASIWRVIKVVMDHTCHTDLNRTAPRQIPARVVGRYFTRKLVGEGVVLKPKEMMSEMQRLFGIEINYSFALRARNIAIEMTYGDFGNSYQMLPSYLYMLRMSNPGTLYNLEMKDDGKFHHMFVALGQSVTAFEKGYLRPVIVVDGTHLKGRNGGILFVAVTKDGNEAIFPLAVGLGPIENDESWTWFFHRLRTCFGQPDDLLIVSDQHKSIRNAVECVYPNVPHGLCYYHIQKNLAHYGQHVAAVFKAAAYSYRSDDFQRNFSALQLLKVNARTRRSACRAPPTPRIRVDPECCPNLAHSDATT, from the coding sequence ATGGAGAATCACGTGGAGTACGCCATGCATCGTTCCAATACGACCCGTTTGTGGTTTGTTTGCAAGCATGGCAACGGTTGTCCGTTCATGCTGCGAGCCGTTCAGAGTGCATCGATCTGGAGAGTGATCAAGGTGGTGATGGATCATACCTGCCACACGGATTTGAATCGCACTGCCCCGAGACAGATTCCGGCGAGGGTTGTTGGAAGATATTTTACACGGAAATTGGTAGGCGAGGGGGTCGTTTTGAAGCCGAAGGAGATGATGTCAGAGATGCAGCGCTTATTCGGTATTGAGATCAATTACAGCTTCGCTCTCCGTGCAAGAAACATCGCGATTGAGATGACGTATGGTGATTTTGGGAACTCGTATCAGATGCTCCCATCGTATTTGTATATGCTGAGAATGAGTAATCCCGGCACATTATACAACCTTGAGATGAAGGATGATGGCAAGTTCCATCATATGTTTGTTGCACTTGGACAGAGCGTGACTGCCTTTGAGAAGGGTTACTTGAGGCCGGTCATCGTCGTAGACGGGACCCATCTGAAGGGAAGGAACGGCGGCATTTTGTTCGTCGCTGTTACAAAGGATGGGAACGAAGCAATATTTCCTCTCGCAGTTGGGCTTGGTCCTATCGAGAACGACGAGTCTTGGACTTGGTTCTTCCACCGACTGCGGACTTGCTTTGGTCAGCCGGATGATCTCTTGATTGTGTCTGATCAGCACAAGAGCATCAGAAATGCTGTGGAGTGTGTCTACCCGAACGTCCCTCACGGGTTGTGTTATTACCATATCCAGAAGAATCTCGCGCATTATGGGCAGCATGTAGCTGCAGTCTTCAAAGCAGCGGCATATTCCTATCGATCAGACGATTTTCAAAGGAATTTTTCTGCGCTTCAATTACTAAAAGTCAACGCGCGCACACGGCGATCAGCTTGTCGGGCACCACCCACTCCTCGTATCCGTGTCGACCCCGAATGTTGTCCCAATCTGGCTCATTCGGATGCAACGACCTGA